A section of the Oryzias latipes chromosome 10, ASM223467v1 genome encodes:
- the LOC110013318 gene encoding uncharacterized protein LOC110013318 isoform X2 translates to MTSVIGLLLMLITVTDGVVTHCDGRQNGAQCYGALGGTVSLQLMDDFSGIHRYQVKAKNVTVLSGGKKQQPVIMRKDRSSFIPSNGTFWIHNLSRNDSGEYRLTTHDSNGKLIENRTLQLLVQAPVSSVSLVSECLSQGEMKVSCSSEGGDSPQYRWTLNGKSLTEAKLLSGNKQTNIITLKQHVSGRLVCSSWNHVSSASKEININNCGFIYIDCTINGTKISKWVFKENNTLCVEPTTEKQSIMVGVLSALLIFLLVGIAMICTRKKTPIVKEVGDQELIYTDVRIVKQQSKKLTRKPCEDVDVEYGQVKFRERPQHMDTAADVYAMVQKRQGT, encoded by the exons ATGACATCTGTGATCGGACTGTTGCTGATGCTGATCACAGTCACTGATG GTGTGGTGACCCACTGTGATGGCAGACAGAATGGAGCTCAGTGTTATGGAGCTTTGGGAGGAACTGTTTCTCTCCAGCTGATGGACGACTTCTCAGGAATACATAGATACCAGGTGAAAGCTAAAAACGTGACTGTACtatcaggaggaaaaaaacaacaacctgtgATTATGAGAAAGGACAGATCTTCATTTATTCCCTCTAATGGAACATTTTGGATCCATAACCTGAGCAGGAATGACAGTGGTGAATATAGACTTACAACACATGATTCAAATGGAAAACTGATAGAAAACCGCACCCTACAGTTATTAGTTcaag CTCCTGTGTCCTCCGTCTCGCTGGTCTCTGAGTGTTTGTCTCAGGGAGAGATGAAGGTGTCCTGCTCCTCTGAGGGAGGGGACAGTCCTCAGTACAGGTGGACTCTGAATGGAAAGTCACTGACAGAAGCTAAGCTGCTTTCTGGAAACAAgcagacaaacatcatcactTTGAAACAACACGTCTCAGGACGTCTGGTCTGCTCCTCCTGGAACCACGTCAGCTCTGCTTCTAAAGAGATAAACATCAATAACTGTG GTTTCATTTACATAGACTGCACCATTAATGGGACGAAGATATCAAAGTGGGTGTTTAAGGAAAATAACACTCTGTGTGTTGAACCAACAACAGAGAAACAAAGCATTATGG TTGGTGTTCTGTCTGCTCTATTAATCTTCTTACTAGTTGGAATCGCAATGATTTGTACCAGGAAGAAAACACCCATTGTAAAAG AGGTAGGCGATCAAGAGCTCATCTACACTGATGTCAGGATTGTGAAACAGCAGAGCAAAAAACTGACACGAAAGCCTTGTGAAGACGTGGATGTGGAGTACGGCCAGGTCAAGTTCAGGGAGCGACCTCAGCACATGGACACTGCTGCAGATGTTTACGCAATGGTCCAAAAAAGACAGGGGACCTGA
- the LOC101154788 gene encoding homeobox protein CDX-1 — protein sequence MYPNSQSVRHPAQTLSLNSQYLPPAYDFTGYHHHHHHVPGVIDPTAGTWNPAYAHREEYPYSFPGSSPSALQASFTSQELGGAPSPPGGGSLTPYNFLCAQEPFSSRRSPEAIRQSASGGKTRTKDKYRVVYTDHQRLELEKEFQYNRYITMRRKSELSLALSLSERQVKIWFQNRRAKERKMTRKKLQHSQQASTTTPTPPVLGGHTDAHAAPSPSSNMVSDIKSEEY from the exons ATGTACCCCAACTCCCAGTCGGTGAGACACCCGGCTCAGACGCTGTCGCTGAACAGTCAGTACCTTCCGCCCGCGTATGACTTCACCGggtaccaccaccaccaccaccacgtcCCGGGAGTCATTGACCCGACCGCAGGCACCTGGAACCCCGCGTACGCGCACCGGGAGGAGTACCCCTACAGCTTCCCGGGGTCCAGCCCGAGCGCCCTGCAGGCCAGCTTCACCTCCCAGGAGCTGGGCGGCGCGCCCTCGCCCCCTGGAGGGGGCTCCCTCACCCCCTACAACTTCCTCTGTGCGCAGGAGCCCTTCAGCTCCAGGAGATCACCTGAGGCCATCAGGCAGAGCGCGTCAG GAGGGAAAACTCGGACTAAAGACAAGTACAGGGTGGTGTACACGGACCACCAGCGACTAGAGCTGGAGAAGGAGTTTCAGTATAACCGCTACATCACCATGAGGAGGAAATCGGAACTGTCACTGGCCCTCAGCCTCTCTGAGAGACAG GTGAAGATCTGGTTTCAGAACAGACGTGCCAAAGAGAGGAAGATGACCAGGAAAAAACTGCAGCATTCCCAGCAGGCCTCCACGACGACTCCGACTCCACCTGTGCTGGGTGGACACACCGATGCGCACGCTGCCCCCAGTCCCAGCAGCAACATGGTGTCAGATATCAAATCTGAGGAGTACTAG
- the LOC110013318 gene encoding carcinoembryonic antigen-related cell adhesion molecule 2 isoform X4, which yields MTSVIGLLLMLITVTDGVVTHCDGRQNGAQCYGALGGTVSLQLMDDFSGIHRYQVKAKNVTVLSGGKKQQPVIMRKDRSSFIPSNGTFWIHNLSRNDSGEYRLTTHDSNGKLIENRTLQLLVQAPVSSVSLVSECLSQGEMKVSCSSEGGDSPQYRWTLNGKSLTEAKLLSGNKQTNIITLKQHVSGRLVCSSWNHVSSASKEININNCGFIYIDCTINGTKISNLQLNCESRHRGALVHFWCSVCSINLLTSWNRNDLYQEENTHCKRGRRSRAHLH from the exons ATGACATCTGTGATCGGACTGTTGCTGATGCTGATCACAGTCACTGATG GTGTGGTGACCCACTGTGATGGCAGACAGAATGGAGCTCAGTGTTATGGAGCTTTGGGAGGAACTGTTTCTCTCCAGCTGATGGACGACTTCTCAGGAATACATAGATACCAGGTGAAAGCTAAAAACGTGACTGTACtatcaggaggaaaaaaacaacaacctgtgATTATGAGAAAGGACAGATCTTCATTTATTCCCTCTAATGGAACATTTTGGATCCATAACCTGAGCAGGAATGACAGTGGTGAATATAGACTTACAACACATGATTCAAATGGAAAACTGATAGAAAACCGCACCCTACAGTTATTAGTTcaag CTCCTGTGTCCTCCGTCTCGCTGGTCTCTGAGTGTTTGTCTCAGGGAGAGATGAAGGTGTCCTGCTCCTCTGAGGGAGGGGACAGTCCTCAGTACAGGTGGACTCTGAATGGAAAGTCACTGACAGAAGCTAAGCTGCTTTCTGGAAACAAgcagacaaacatcatcactTTGAAACAACACGTCTCAGGACGTCTGGTCTGCTCCTCCTGGAACCACGTCAGCTCTGCTTCTAAAGAGATAAACATCAATAACTGTG GTTTCATTTACATAGACTGCACCATTAATGGGACGAAGATATCAAA CCTACAATTGAACTGTGAGTCCAGGCACAGAGGAGCCTTGGTACATTT TTGGTGTTCTGTCTGCTCTATTAATCTTCTTACTAGTTGGAATCGCAATGATTTGTACCAGGAAGAAAACACCCATTGTAAAAG AGGTAGGCGATCAAGAGCTCATCTACACTGA
- the LOC110013318 gene encoding carcinoembryonic antigen-related cell adhesion molecule 2 isoform X3 produces MTSVIGLLLMLITVTDGVVTHCDGRQNGAQCYGALGGTVSLQLMDDFSGIHRYQVKAKNVTVLSGGKKQQPVIMRKDRSSFIPSNGTFWIHNLSRNDSGEYRLTTHDSNGKLIENRTLQLLVQAPVSSVSLVSECLSQGEMKVSCSSEGGDSPQYRWTLNGKSLTEAKLLSGNKQTNIITLKQHVSGRLVCSSWNHVSSASKEININNCGFIYIDCTINGTKISNLQLNCESRHRGALVHFWCSVCSINLLTSWNRNDLYQEENTHCKSRGRRSRAHLH; encoded by the exons ATGACATCTGTGATCGGACTGTTGCTGATGCTGATCACAGTCACTGATG GTGTGGTGACCCACTGTGATGGCAGACAGAATGGAGCTCAGTGTTATGGAGCTTTGGGAGGAACTGTTTCTCTCCAGCTGATGGACGACTTCTCAGGAATACATAGATACCAGGTGAAAGCTAAAAACGTGACTGTACtatcaggaggaaaaaaacaacaacctgtgATTATGAGAAAGGACAGATCTTCATTTATTCCCTCTAATGGAACATTTTGGATCCATAACCTGAGCAGGAATGACAGTGGTGAATATAGACTTACAACACATGATTCAAATGGAAAACTGATAGAAAACCGCACCCTACAGTTATTAGTTcaag CTCCTGTGTCCTCCGTCTCGCTGGTCTCTGAGTGTTTGTCTCAGGGAGAGATGAAGGTGTCCTGCTCCTCTGAGGGAGGGGACAGTCCTCAGTACAGGTGGACTCTGAATGGAAAGTCACTGACAGAAGCTAAGCTGCTTTCTGGAAACAAgcagacaaacatcatcactTTGAAACAACACGTCTCAGGACGTCTGGTCTGCTCCTCCTGGAACCACGTCAGCTCTGCTTCTAAAGAGATAAACATCAATAACTGTG GTTTCATTTACATAGACTGCACCATTAATGGGACGAAGATATCAAA CCTACAATTGAACTGTGAGTCCAGGCACAGAGGAGCCTTGGTACATTT TTGGTGTTCTGTCTGCTCTATTAATCTTCTTACTAGTTGGAATCGCAATGATTTGTACCAGGAAGAAAACACCCATTGTAAAAG CAGAGGTAGGCGATCAAGAGCTCATCTACACTGA
- the LOC105354908 gene encoding uncharacterized protein LOC105354908 isoform X2 produces the protein MTSVIGLLLMLITVTDGVVTHCDGRQNGAQCYGALGGTVSLQLMDDFSGIHRYQVKAKNVTVLSGGKKQQPVIMRKDRSSFLPSNGTFWIHNLSRNDSAPVSSVSLVSECLSQGEMKESCSSEGGDSPQYRWTLNGKSLTEAELLSGNKQTNIITLKQHVSGRLVCSSWNHVSSASNATNICTCGFIYINCTFNGTKISKWVFQENNTLCVESTTEAQSIMVHTDPSVLRCSLMFLFSVVSFVGIGVYFKWKKIKYEKAEQFAARNRRKFSEDFSENEQTL, from the exons ATGACATCTGTGATCGGACTGTTGCTGATGCTGATCACAGTCACTGATG GTGTGGTGACCCACTGTGATGGCAGACAGAATGGAGCTCAGTGTTATGGAGCTTTGGGAGGAACTGTTTCTCTCCAGCTGATGGACGACTTCTCAGGAATACATAGATACCAGGTGAAAGCTAAAAACGTGACTGTACtatcaggaggaaaaaaacaacaacctgtgATTATGAGAAAGGACAGATCTTCATTTCTTCCCTCTAATGGAACATTTTGGATCCATAACCTGAGCAGGAATGACAGTG CTCCTGTGTCCTCCGTCTCGCTGGTCTCTGAGTGTTTGTCTCAGGGAGAGATGAAGGAGTCCTGCTCCTCTGAGGGAGGGGACAGTCCTCAGTACAGGTGGACTCTGAATGGAAAGTCACTGACAGAAGCTGAGCTGCTTTCTGGAAACAAgcagacaaacatcatcactTTGAAACAACACGTCTCAGGACGTCTGGTCTGCTCCTCCTGGAACCACGTCAGCTCTGCTTCTAATGCAACAAACATCTGTACCTGTG GTTTCATTTACATAAACTGCACCTTTAATGGGACAAAGATATCAAAGTGGGTGTTTCAGGAAAACAACACTTTGTGTGTTGAATCAACAACAGAGGCACAAAGCATTATGG TTCACACAGATCCGTCCGTGCTGAGATGCAGTctgatgtttctgttttctgttgtttcctTTGTTGGAATCGGCGTCTATTTCAAGTGGAAGAAGATCAAATATGAGAAAGCTGAACAGTTTGCTGCaagaaacagaagaaagttTTCAGAGGATTTCtctgaaaatgaacaaacactGTAA
- the LOC105354908 gene encoding uncharacterized protein LOC105354908 isoform X1 has translation MTSVIGLLLMLITVTDGVVTHCDGRQNGAQCYGALGGTVSLQLMDDFSGIHRYQVKAKNVTVLSGGKKQQPVIMRKDRSSFLPSNGTFWIHNLSRNDSGEYRLQTFDSNGKLTENRTLQLLVQAPVSSVSLVSECLSQGEMKESCSSEGGDSPQYRWTLNGKSLTEAELLSGNKQTNIITLKQHVSGRLVCSSWNHVSSASNATNICTCGFIYINCTFNGTKISKWVFQENNTLCVESTTEAQSIMVHTDPSVLRCSLMFLFSVVSFVGIGVYFKWKKIKYEKAEQFAARNRRKFSEDFSENEQTL, from the exons ATGACATCTGTGATCGGACTGTTGCTGATGCTGATCACAGTCACTGATG GTGTGGTGACCCACTGTGATGGCAGACAGAATGGAGCTCAGTGTTATGGAGCTTTGGGAGGAACTGTTTCTCTCCAGCTGATGGACGACTTCTCAGGAATACATAGATACCAGGTGAAAGCTAAAAACGTGACTGTACtatcaggaggaaaaaaacaacaacctgtgATTATGAGAAAGGACAGATCTTCATTTCTTCCCTCTAATGGAACATTTTGGATCCATAACCTGAGCAGGAATGACAGTGGTGAATATAGACTTCAAACATTTGATTCAAATGGAAAACTGACAGAAAACCGCACCCTACAGTTATTAGTTCAgg CTCCTGTGTCCTCCGTCTCGCTGGTCTCTGAGTGTTTGTCTCAGGGAGAGATGAAGGAGTCCTGCTCCTCTGAGGGAGGGGACAGTCCTCAGTACAGGTGGACTCTGAATGGAAAGTCACTGACAGAAGCTGAGCTGCTTTCTGGAAACAAgcagacaaacatcatcactTTGAAACAACACGTCTCAGGACGTCTGGTCTGCTCCTCCTGGAACCACGTCAGCTCTGCTTCTAATGCAACAAACATCTGTACCTGTG GTTTCATTTACATAAACTGCACCTTTAATGGGACAAAGATATCAAAGTGGGTGTTTCAGGAAAACAACACTTTGTGTGTTGAATCAACAACAGAGGCACAAAGCATTATGG TTCACACAGATCCGTCCGTGCTGAGATGCAGTctgatgtttctgttttctgttgtttcctTTGTTGGAATCGGCGTCTATTTCAAGTGGAAGAAGATCAAATATGAGAAAGCTGAACAGTTTGCTGCaagaaacagaagaaagttTTCAGAGGATTTCtctgaaaatgaacaaacactGTAA
- the LOC110013318 gene encoding uncharacterized protein LOC110013318 isoform X1, which produces MTSVIGLLLMLITVTDGVVTHCDGRQNGAQCYGALGGTVSLQLMDDFSGIHRYQVKAKNVTVLSGGKKQQPVIMRKDRSSFIPSNGTFWIHNLSRNDSGEYRLTTHDSNGKLIENRTLQLLVQAPVSSVSLVSECLSQGEMKVSCSSEGGDSPQYRWTLNGKSLTEAKLLSGNKQTNIITLKQHVSGRLVCSSWNHVSSASKEININNCGFIYIDCTINGTKISKWVFKENNTLCVEPTTEKQSIMVGVLSALLIFLLVGIAMICTRKKTPIVKAEVGDQELIYTDVRIVKQQSKKLTRKPCEDVDVEYGQVKFRERPQHMDTAADVYAMVQKRQGT; this is translated from the exons ATGACATCTGTGATCGGACTGTTGCTGATGCTGATCACAGTCACTGATG GTGTGGTGACCCACTGTGATGGCAGACAGAATGGAGCTCAGTGTTATGGAGCTTTGGGAGGAACTGTTTCTCTCCAGCTGATGGACGACTTCTCAGGAATACATAGATACCAGGTGAAAGCTAAAAACGTGACTGTACtatcaggaggaaaaaaacaacaacctgtgATTATGAGAAAGGACAGATCTTCATTTATTCCCTCTAATGGAACATTTTGGATCCATAACCTGAGCAGGAATGACAGTGGTGAATATAGACTTACAACACATGATTCAAATGGAAAACTGATAGAAAACCGCACCCTACAGTTATTAGTTcaag CTCCTGTGTCCTCCGTCTCGCTGGTCTCTGAGTGTTTGTCTCAGGGAGAGATGAAGGTGTCCTGCTCCTCTGAGGGAGGGGACAGTCCTCAGTACAGGTGGACTCTGAATGGAAAGTCACTGACAGAAGCTAAGCTGCTTTCTGGAAACAAgcagacaaacatcatcactTTGAAACAACACGTCTCAGGACGTCTGGTCTGCTCCTCCTGGAACCACGTCAGCTCTGCTTCTAAAGAGATAAACATCAATAACTGTG GTTTCATTTACATAGACTGCACCATTAATGGGACGAAGATATCAAAGTGGGTGTTTAAGGAAAATAACACTCTGTGTGTTGAACCAACAACAGAGAAACAAAGCATTATGG TTGGTGTTCTGTCTGCTCTATTAATCTTCTTACTAGTTGGAATCGCAATGATTTGTACCAGGAAGAAAACACCCATTGTAAAAG CAGAGGTAGGCGATCAAGAGCTCATCTACACTGATGTCAGGATTGTGAAACAGCAGAGCAAAAAACTGACACGAAAGCCTTGTGAAGACGTGGATGTGGAGTACGGCCAGGTCAAGTTCAGGGAGCGACCTCAGCACATGGACACTGCTGCAGATGTTTACGCAATGGTCCAAAAAAGACAGGGGACCTGA